TACAGCACCGTCAAGAACGCGCAGGGAGCGCTCAACTTCTACAGTGAAGTCTACGTGGCCTGGCGTATCGATAATGTTGATTCGATGGCCATTCCATTGAGCAGTAGTAGCAGCCGAAGTGATCGTGATACCACGCTCTTGCTCTTGTTCCATCCAGTCCATGGTTGCTGCACCTTCGTGCACCTCACCAATTTTATGAACGCGACCAGTGTAGAACAGAATACGCTCAGTAGTCGTCGTCTTACCAGCATCGATGTGAGCCATGATACCGATATTACGCGTATTCGGCAAAGAGAACTCGCGAGCCATTAGGTATGCTCCTTCCATACTCGAGTTTGAGAATAAACGGGTATCCAATATGGACACCCGATTCAATTCCTACCAGCGATAGTGAGCAAACGCTTTGTTCGCTTCAGCCATCTTGTGCGTGTCTTCACGCTTTTTAACTGCTGCACCGGTGTTGTTAGCAGCGTCCATGATCTCGTTAGCAAGACGTTGTTCCATGGTTTTCTCTCCACGGTTACGGGAGTAGTTAACCATCCAACGCAGGCCAAGAGTGGTACGGCGCTCCGGTTTTACTTCGATTGGTACTTGGTAGTTAGCACCACCTACACGGCGAGCTTTAACTTCCAGTACTGGCATTACGTTTTTCAGTGCTTCTTCAAACACTTCCATCGGGTTGCGACCTGTGCGCTCCTGGATGATGTCAAATGCGTTGTAGAGAATGTTCTGAGCTACACCACGCTTACCATCCAACATCAGGCGGTTAATCAAGCGAGTAACCAACTTGCTGTTGTGAATAGGATCTGGCAGCACGTCACGACGGGTTACAGGACCTTTACGAGGCATCGTATTCCCTCCTTCTTTTCGTTATAAATTCACGCCACTTCACAGGCGCTTTTTTATTACTTCTTCGCTGCTGCTTGACCTGGCTTCGGACGCTTAGTACCGTATTTGGAACGACCTTGTTTACGGTTGTTCACACCAGCAGTGTCAAGTGCACCACGAACGATATGGTAGCGTACCCCTGGCAAGTCTTTTACACGACCGCCGCGCACCAGCACGACGCTATGCTCTTGCAGGTTGTGGCCAATACCACCGATGTAAGCTGTTACCTCGATTCCGTTAGTCAAACGCACACGAGCGTATTTACGCAACGCGGAGTTCGGTTTTTTCGGAGTCATGGTACCTACACGAGTGCAAACACCACGTTTTTGAGGAGAGCTTTGGTTAGTTTGGCTTTTCTTGAAGCTGTTGTACCCCTTTTGAAGAGCTGGGGACTTCGACTTCACTACCTTATCCTCGCGACCTTTACGCACCAATTGGTTAATTGTAGGCATGATGTTACCTCCCTTCTTAATACCCAATCTTCAAGACCACAGATCCAGGTGAGTCATTTTTAGGTCAAATAGAAAGTCCTTGTCCAGCATTACACAAGTTGTAAGCCACAGACAAAAACATCGTTAACCACTTTTTCTAATCGCAGCAGTAGCCGCTCCCACTTCAATTCCGCACGCTTTGCCTAAGCGATGCATGGAATCTACATGAATGACTGGAACACCCTTCTCTTTGCAAAGGAGCTCGACTTTTTGGGTCAAACGCTTATCTGCATCAATAGCGATATACACTGCTTCTACCTGTTGGTTTTCAACAGCTTTGATCGTTTGCTTAATGCCGATTGTCAAGTCCTTGGCCCGCTCGACTTTTTCATAAGACATGATTCTCATATCCTCCAAAGTGCAGATGTCAGGCACACTTGAATATAATATCAGGTGGGCTAGTTGTTGTCAACGCCCTTTTGATATTTTTATTTAGGAAAGCGCCCACCAATCGGTGATGGGCGCTTTTCCCGCAATTACTCTACAGAAACTGCTTCTTGCTCAGCTTTCGCTGCTTCGAGCTCTGCTTCGTAATCTACTTGACTAGCTACTTTTACATTGCGGTAACGTGACATACCGGTACCTGCTGGAACCAGCTTCCCGATAATAACGTTCTCTTTCAAACCTAGCAAGCGGTCCACTTTTCCTTTGATCGCTGCATCGGTAAGAACACGAGTCGTTTCCTGGAAGGATGCTGCCGACAGGAAGGAGTCGGTTTCGAGGGATGCTTTGGTGATCCCGAGAAGAACCGGACGACCTACTGCTGGACTTCTGCCTTCCATGAGGGCTTTTGTGTTCGCTACTTCAAATTCTGGCACCTCAACATAGGAACCTGGCAGGAGGTCAGTATCTCCGCTGTCGATAACACGCAGTTTGCGCAGCATCTGGCGAATCATTACCTCAACGTGCTTGTCGTTAATTTCTACCCCTTGCATACGGTAAACTTTTTGTACCTCTTGCAAGATGTAGTTGGAAACGCCGCGCATACCGCGAACTTTGAGCATTTCTTTCGGGTCTACGGAACCTTCCGTGAGCTCATCACCAGCATTTAGCTTGACACCAACAGAAACCTTGATGCGAGAGCCATACGGTGCTGCATACACTTTGTTTTCCGCTTCTCCACGTACTTCGATCTCGCGACGATCTTTCCCTTCGCGAATGTCGACGACTTCACCATCGATCTCGGAGATGACTGCTTGCCCTTTCGGATTGCGCGCCTCAAACAACTCTTGAATACGCGGCAAACCTTGGGTAATATCGTCTCCCGCAACCCCACCGGTATGGAAGGTACGCATGGTCAGCTGGGTACCCGGCTCACCAATGGACTGAGCAGCGATAATACCAACCGCTTCTCCCACTTCCACCTCGGCTCCTGTCGCCAGGTTGCGTCCGTAGCACAGTTTGCAGACACCATGGCTGGTGCGGCAAGCAAGTACGTTACGGATATAGACGGAAGTAATACCTTCTTTTTCGATATACTCGGCAACCTCTTCAGAGATCTCCTCATTGCGGTGCACGATGATTTCTTTTGTCTCAGGGTGGCGCAAAGTCTCGAAGCAAGTACGTCCTGTCAGACGGTCAGACAGCTTCTCGATCTCTTCTTTACCATCCTTGATTGCTGTTACACGGATACCTTTATCTGTTCCACAATCAGTTTCGCGTACGATCACGTCTTGAGCAACGTCTACCAGACGACGAGTCAGGTAACCCGAGTCCGCTGTACGCAACGCTGTATCGGCGAGACCTTTACGCGCACCGTGCGTGGAGATAAAGTATTCCAATACCGTCAGACCTTCACGGAAGTTGGATTTAATCGGCAACTCGATGATTCGACCGGATGGGTTTGCCATCAGACCGCGCATACCAGCCAACTGAGTGATCTGGGATACGTTACCACGGGCACCGGAGTTCGCCATCATGAAAATCGCATTGAACTTATCCATGGACTTCATCAAAACGTCTGTTACCTCATCCTTCGCTTTGGACCAGATGGAAATAACGCGGTCATAGCGCTCGTCCTCGGTGATCAAACCGCGACGGAATTGCGTCATGACAGTTGCTACTTTCTCATCTGCAGCGTCAAGGATGTCTTTTTTCTTTCCTGGTACCGCGATGTCCGCTACGGCAATCGTGATACCTGCTTTTGTCGAGTACGTGAAGCCCAGTTCCTTGATTTTGTCGAGGATCATGGACGTTTTCATCGTACCAAAGCGACGGAAGCACTCGGAAATGATGGTTCCCAAGAAGCCCTTCTTCACCGCACCCGGGTCAGGCAGGTTCTTGATGAACTCTGTAACGTTGGTACCTTTATCGAAAATAAAGTATTCGTCAGGAACCATGTTTTGCAGGTTGCCTTTCGTTGGTGCGTTAATGAACGGCAGGTCTGCAGGGAAAATTTCATTGAAGATAACTTTACCTACTGTCGTTACGAGAAGCGCGTTCTCTTGACGCTCAGTAAAGCTGGTTTTGCTCAGGCGTTTTGCTGGCAGAGCGATGCGCGTTTGCAGGCTGATAAAGCCTTGCTGATAAGCAGCAATCGCATCGTGAGGATCGCGATAAATCGTACCCTCGCCTTTGTCGCCTTCGCGTTCCAGTGTCAGGTAGTAAGAACCAAGCACCATGTCCTGGGATGGTGTTACTACCGGTTTACCGTCTTTCGGGTTCAAGATGTTCTGCGCTGCCAGCATGAGAATACGGGCTTCTGCCTGTGCCTCAGCAGACAACGGAACGTGAACCGCCATTTGGTCACCGTCGAAGTCCGCGTTGTACGCTGTACAAACGAGCGGATGCAGACGGATCGCACGGCCTTCAACCAGAACTGGTTCGAATGCTTGGATACCCAGACGGTGCAAGGTGGGGGCACGGTTCAACAGTACCGGGTGCTCGCGAATAACGTCCTCGAGAACGTCCCATACCTCTGGCTGAACGCGCTCAACCTTGCGCTTTGCGCTCTTGATGTTGTGAGCGAGGCCTTTGGAAACCAGCTCTTTCATCACGAACGGCTTGAAGAGCTCCAGTGCCATTTCTTTAGGCAAACCGCACTGATACATCTTCAGGTTAGGTCCTACAACGATAACGGAACGGCCGGAGTAGTCAACACGCTTACCGAGCAGGTTTTGACGGAAACGACCTTGTTTACCTTTCAGCATGTGGCTGAGAGATTTCAAAGGACGGTTACCTGGTCCTGTTACCGGACGTCCACGACGACCGTTGTCGATGAGCGCGTCTACTGCTTCCTGCAGCATGCGTTTCTCGTTTTGTACGATAATGTCAGGAGCACCCAATTCGAGCAGGCGCTTTAGACGGTTATTACGGTTGATTACACGGCGGTACAGGTCATTCAGGTCGGAAGTGGCAAAACGTCCACCATCCAACTGAACCATTGGACGAAGCTCTGGCGGGATAACCGGCAGTACGTCAAGAACCATCCAATCCGGGTGGTTACCGGAGTTGCGGAATGCCTCGAGCACTTCCAGACGCTTGATCGCACGGTTGCGACGCTGGCCTTGTGCCGTTTTCAAATCTTCTTTTATCGTTTCCACGTCTTTATCCAGATCGATTTCTGCAAGCAGGCGTTTGATCGCTTCTGCTCCCATCATCGCTTGGAAGGAGTGGCCGTATTTCTCACGATAGTTGCGATACTCTTTTTCGGAGAGCAATTGCTTTTTATCGAGAGGAGTGTCACCTGGATCGGTTACTACGTAAGAAGCAAAGTAGATTACCTCCTCCAGGGAACGAGGGGACATGTCGAGGACCAAGCCCATACGGCTTGGAATCCCTTTGAAGTACCAGATGTGAGAAACTGGGGCAGCCAGTTCAATGTGCCCCATACGCTCACGCCGTACTTTGGCGCGGGTCACTTCCACGCCACAACGGTCACACACTACACCTTTATAACGAACACGCTTGTATTTACCGCAATGGCATTCCCAGTCCTTGGTTGGTCCAAAGATGCGTTCGCAGAACAAGCCGTCTTTTTCCGGTTTCAGTGTGCGGTAGTTGATCGTCTCAGGCTTCTTCACTTCCCCGAAAGACCACGAACGGATCTTATCGGGGGAAGCCAAGCCGATCTTCATATATTCGAAGTTGTTCACGTCAATCACAGGGCGTTACCTCCCTTGGTACCGGAATCTTACTCTTCGTTCAAGCTTCCGCCTTCGAGAACGAGGTTCAGTTTTTCACCGTTGCCTTCATCCTCGTCTTCCATTTCACGCATTTCAATCTCCTGCTCGTCTCCGGACAGAATCTTCACGTCCATACCCAAGCTCTGAAGTTCCTTGATCAATACCTTGAAGGACTCTGGAACACCTGGTTCTGGAACGTTTTCGCCCTTAACGATCGCTTCGTACGTTTTCACGCGGCCCACGACGTCATCCGACTTAACAGTAAGAATTTCTTGCAAGGTGTAGGCAGCACCGTATGCCTCCAATGCCCAAACCTCCATCTCCCCGAAACGCTGTCCACCGAATTGAGCTTTACCACCCAACGGCTGCTGCGTAACAAGAGAGTAAGGACCAGTAGAACGAGCATGGATTTTGTCGTCAACCAAGTGAGCCAGTTTCAGCATGTATACACAACCAACTGTTACACGGCGATCAAACGGTTCACCAGTACGACCATCAAACAAGATCGTTTTTCCGTCACGATCCAGACCTGCTTCTTCCAACGTTTCGAATACTTCTGCCTGACGTGCACCGTCGAATACCGGCGTTGCTACGTGGATACCCAGAAGCTTCGCTGCCATACCCAAGTGAGTCTCCAATACCTGACCGATGTTCATACGCGAAGGAACGCCCAACGGGTTGAGTACGATCTCTACTGGAGAACCATCTGGCAGGAACGGCATATCTTCTTCCGCCATGATGCGGGCGATAACCCCTTTGTTACCATGTCGACCGGCCATTTTGTCACCCACGGAGATTTTCCGTTTTTGGGCGATGTAAACGCGAACGAGTTGGTTTACGCCTGGTGGCAATTCATCGCCATTCTCACGCGTAAATACTTTTACGTCTACGATGATACCGGAACCACCATGCGGTACGCGCAGGGAAGTATCACGAACTTCACGAGCTTTTTCACCGAAGATGGCATGCAGGAGGCGTTCTTCTGCTGTCAGCTCAGTAACCCCTTTAGGTGTAACCTTACCAACGAGAATGTCGCCGTCCTGAATCTCCGCACCAACACGGATGATACCGCGTTCGTCCAGGTTTTTCAGAGCATCTTCCCCGACGTTTGGAATATCGCGAGTGATTTCCTCTGGACCCAGCTTGGTGTCGCGAGCTTCGGACTCGTATTCTTCAATATGGATAGACGTATACACGTCATCTTTTACAAGCTTTTCACTCAGAAGAATCGCGTCTTCGTAGTTGTATCCTTCCCACGTCATAAACGCAATGATTACGTTACGACCGAGAGCCAATTCACCTTTTTCAGTGGATGGGCCGTCCCCAACGATATCGCCTTTTTCAATCCAGTCTCCAGTGCTTACGATTGGGCGCTGGTTGATGCAAGTACCTTGGTTGGAACGGATAAACTTGTGCATTTTGTATTTATCGAGATCGCCGGCAACTTTTCTGCCGTCGATTTCTTGGTAACGACGAATCCAGATTTCGCGAGCCGTTACGCGCTCTACTTGACCCGGATGCTTGGCAACGATCGCCACCCCGGAGTCTTGCGCTGCTTTATGCTCCATACCTGTACCGACAAACGGTGCTTGTGGAATCAAAAGCGGAACGGCCTGCCGCTGCATGTTTGAACCCATCAGTGCGCGGTTGGCGTCATCGTTCTCGAGGAACGGAATCAACGCTGTCGCAACGGATACAACCTGCTTCGGCGATACATCCATGAAGTCTACCTTGTCGCGCGGTACGCTCAAGATCTCACCTTTACGACGGCAGATTACCATGTCGTTTACGAAACGGCCATCTTCATCAAGTGGCTGATTCGCCTGTGCCACGTTGAACACGTCTTCTTCATCAGCAGTCAAGTAACTGATATCAGTCAACACGAAGCCTGTTTCTGGATCTACTTTACGACGAGGCGTTTCAATGAATCCGTAATCGTTAATGCGTGCAAAGGACGACAAGGAGTTGATCAAACCAATGTTTGGTCCCTCTGGCGTCTCAATTGGACACATACGACCGTAGTGGGAATGGTGAACGTCACGTACTTCGAAGCCCGCGCGCTCACGCGTCAAACCACCAGGTCCGAGTGCGGACAGACGGCGTTTGTGCGTCAGCTCAGCCAATGGATTTGTTTGATCCATGAACTGGGACAGCTGCGAGCTACCAAAGAACTCCTTCAGTGAGGCAATCACTGGACGGATGTTAATGAGAGCTTGCGGTGTAATTTGGTTTTGATCCTGGATGGACATGCGCTCACGAACCACACGCTCCATACGGGACAGACCAATACGGAACTGGTTCTGCAACAGTTCACCCACGGAACGCAGACGACGGTTACCCAAGTGGTCGATATCGTCTGTGGAACCTACACTGTGCAGGAGGTTCATGAAATAGTTGATCGCCGATACGATATCCGCCGGCGTAATATGTTTGAAGGACTTATCTACATTTCCGTTTCCGATTACTTTGATGATCTTGCCATCTTCAATCGGAGAGAAAATATTGATAGATTGCAAATGAATCGCTTCATCTTCCAATACTCCGCCATGCGTGCGAACGTCGATAAAGCCGACATTACCTTCCAGCGCTGGCACAATACGTTCCAGGACACGACGGTCAATCATTTGACCTGCTTCAGCAAAAATTTCACCTGTTGTCGTATCGATCAATGTTTCAGCCAGACGTTGGTTGTACAGACGGTTTTTCAAATGAAGCTTTTTGTTCATTTTATAACGACCAACAGAAGCCAAATCATAGCGCTTAGGGTCGAAGAAACGAGAGATCAAGAGGCTCTTCGCATTCTCGACTGTTGGTGGCTCACCCGGACGAAGACGCTCGTAGATTTCAATGAGCGCTTTTTCCGTAGAATCGGTATTGTCTTTTTCCAGCGTGTTCTTGATGTATTCATCTTCACCCAGCAAGTTGAGAATCTCAATGTCGGAACCAAAGCCCAACGCACGCAAAAGAACCGTTACCGGGATTTTTCGCGTACGGTCGATGCGGACATAAATAACGTCCTTCGCATCTGTCTCCAGCTCCAGCCAAGCGCCCCGGTTCGGGATTACTGTAGCTGTAAACGTCTGCTTGCCGTTTTTGTCCACTTTGGTGTTGTAATATACACTGGGGGAACGAACAAGCTGGCTGACAATAACGCGCTCAGCACCATTAATAATGAAGGTTCCCGTTTCTGTCATGAGCGGGAAATCCCCCATGAATACCTCTTGTTCCTTCACTTCACCCGTCTCTTTGTTCAACAAACGTACCTTCACACGCAGAGGCGCCGCATAGGTGACGTCACGTTCTTTCGACTCGTCAACATCGTACTTCGGCTCTCCCAAGCTGTAGTCGATAAACTCCAGCACGAGATTACCTGTGAAGTCCTGGATTGGCGAAATGTCTTGGAACATCTCACGGAGCCCCTCATCAAGGAACCATTGGTAGGACTTTTGTTGAATCTCGATGAGATTTGGAAGGCCCAGCACTTCGTTAATACGTGAATACGTACGACGCTGGCGGTGTCGGCCACTTTGAATCACTTTACCTGCCAACTTATTCACCCCTCAGGTTGTGTTTTCACACATAGAAACTCGGCATTCGGCAACTTCTTTCAGTTGCATTCGAATGCCTAAAAATAAAAATGGGTTAAAGTAGTTTCAACCATTTTTAACCCAGAGAAACTCTATTTTAAAAGAATTCCCATGTTTTCACGCAAACATTCCTATCTAAGGAAAAAAGTAGAAACGCTTGACAGACAGGGAATTGCTGAAAAATAGACATTTATCCCATATTGACATTTTATAATGCTATCACATTCAATTATTCGCGTCAAGAAAACTTTTCTAATGATTTCTTCTTGCTTATTTGATCGCCCGGAATATGTGATAACCTTTTTCCCGATCTACCTCTATTACTTCGCGGTACGTTTCCTGTAGCTTCTTCCATGCAGATGGGGCTCCTTGTTTCTTTTGAATAACAACCCACATTTCTCCACCATCCACTAACAGATCGTAACCTTCCACAAAAATGCGATGAACGATTTCCTTACCCGCACGAATCGGCGGGTTGGTCAGAATGACATCAAACTGCTCGCCTTGCACGCCGCTGTAGACATCACTCACTCGAACCTCAACATTTTTTATTCCGTTTGCTTCTGCATTACGACGAGCCAGGTTCACCGCACGCTCATTCACATCGATCAACGTTACCCGACCATGCTCAGCAAGTCTGGCAGCCGTCAAGCCCATCGGACCATACCCACAGCCCACATCGAGCACACGCGCATGACTGTCGATTTCCATGTTCTCGATGAGCAATACACTTCCAAAGTCAATCCGATCTCGGGAAAAAACGCCTGCATCCGTAATGAAACGAAGCTCATTACCACGGAGCATAAACGTGAATTGCTGTTCGTCATGTGCAGCACCCGGTCGATTGGTGTAGTAGTGGTCTGCCACGTGTGATTCACCCTTCCTCATCGTTTCAACATACATTCATTAAAACCTTACAGAAAAACCCCCTGCCGCAGGCAAGGGGATTTCCTAAAGGAAGCTAACTTACTTTACTTCTACTTGTGCGCCAGCTTCTTCGAGTTTTGCTTTGAGAGCTTCTGCTTCGTCTTTGGAAACGCCCTCTTTGAGTGTTTTTGGAGCGTTGTCTACCAGGTCTTTTGCTTCTTTCAGACCCAAGCCAGTCAGCTCGCGAACAACTTTGATTACGTTGATTTTGGAAGCGCCGCCGCTTACCAGGTTAACAGTGAACTCAGTTTGCTCAGCAGCAGCTTCTGCTCCGCCACCAGCAACTACAGCTACAGGAGCAGCAGCAGTTACGCCGAATTCTTCTTCAATTGCTTTTACCAGATCGTTCAGTTCGAGAACGGACATGCCTTTAATGGCTTCCAAGATTTGGTCTTTAGACATTTGTAAATCCTCCATTCAAGGAATAGTATTTGTAAAACATTAACCGATCAGGCGATTAAGCGCCTTGACCTTCTTTTTGTTCTGCCACTGCTTTGACTGCCAGTGCAACGTTGCGCATTGGAGCTTGCAGGACGGAAAGAAGCATGGACAAGAGACCTTCGCGGTTCGGCAGGGAAGCCAGAGCTTTAATTTGCTCAGCATCAACTACTTTACCCTCGATAACGCCACCCTTGATTTCCAGCTTGTCGTTTTTCTTAGCGAATTCAGCGATAACTTTCGCTGGAGCGATGATATCGTCTTTGGAGAACGCCAGAGCGTTTGGTCCAGTCAGATATTGATCCAGTTCAGTCAGGCTTTCCTTCTCAGTAGCCAAACGAGTCAGGGAGTTTTTCAACACCTGGAACTCAACACCAGCTTCACGCAATTGCTTACGGAGCTCAGTTACTTGTGCTACTGTCAGACCGCGGTAGTCAGCTACCACTGTGGTTTGGCTTTCGCGAAGCTTAGTTGCGATTTCGTTGATCGCTTGTACCTTTTCTTCACGAATAACGGTTGGACGAATTTCTGCCATTGATTACACCTCCCGTGCTCTAATCCTAGAAAATGAAGAATGCCCTCGCAGACTCACGAGGGCATAATGCTATATCGTCAAAGGAAAACAGCGTTTCCTCATTCGTACATTACACGCCTCGGAGGGATATTAAGCGTTACTCTCACAAGCACCGCGCCTTCTGTCTACGGCATATTCTTTTCATCAACAGGGACTATCTTAACAACTCCCATAAAGGAAGTCAAGTGTCATTATTTTACAGCTACGCGTACGCCAGGGCCCATAGTGGAGCTCAGGGTTACGTTTTTCATGTAAACACCTTTAGCAGCAGCTGGTTTCGCACGGTTCAGTGCTTCAGTCAGAGCAGCCAGGTTTTCTACCAGTTTGTCAGCATCGAAGGATG
The window above is part of the Brevibacillus antibioticus genome. Proteins encoded here:
- the rplL gene encoding 50S ribosomal protein L7/L12, which translates into the protein MSKDQILEAIKGMSVLELNDLVKAIEEEFGVTAAAPVAVVAGGGAEAAAEQTEFTVNLVSGGASKINVIKVVRELTGLGLKEAKDLVDNAPKTLKEGVSKDEAEALKAKLEEAGAQVEVK
- the rpsL gene encoding 30S ribosomal protein S12, with product MPTINQLVRKGREDKVVKSKSPALQKGYNSFKKSQTNQSSPQKRGVCTRVGTMTPKKPNSALRKYARVRLTNGIEVTAYIGGIGHNLQEHSVVLVRGGRVKDLPGVRYHIVRGALDTAGVNNRKQGRSKYGTKRPKPGQAAAKK
- a CDS encoding 50S ribosomal protein L7ae-like protein gives rise to the protein MSYEKVERAKDLTIGIKQTIKAVENQQVEAVYIAIDADKRLTQKVELLCKEKGVPVIHVDSMHRLGKACGIEVGAATAAIRKSG
- the rpoB gene encoding DNA-directed RNA polymerase subunit beta is translated as MAGKVIQSGRHRQRRTYSRINEVLGLPNLIEIQQKSYQWFLDEGLREMFQDISPIQDFTGNLVLEFIDYSLGEPKYDVDESKERDVTYAAPLRVKVRLLNKETGEVKEQEVFMGDFPLMTETGTFIINGAERVIVSQLVRSPSVYYNTKVDKNGKQTFTATVIPNRGAWLELETDAKDVIYVRIDRTRKIPVTVLLRALGFGSDIEILNLLGEDEYIKNTLEKDNTDSTEKALIEIYERLRPGEPPTVENAKSLLISRFFDPKRYDLASVGRYKMNKKLHLKNRLYNQRLAETLIDTTTGEIFAEAGQMIDRRVLERIVPALEGNVGFIDVRTHGGVLEDEAIHLQSINIFSPIEDGKIIKVIGNGNVDKSFKHITPADIVSAINYFMNLLHSVGSTDDIDHLGNRRLRSVGELLQNQFRIGLSRMERVVRERMSIQDQNQITPQALINIRPVIASLKEFFGSSQLSQFMDQTNPLAELTHKRRLSALGPGGLTRERAGFEVRDVHHSHYGRMCPIETPEGPNIGLINSLSSFARINDYGFIETPRRKVDPETGFVLTDISYLTADEEDVFNVAQANQPLDEDGRFVNDMVICRRKGEILSVPRDKVDFMDVSPKQVVSVATALIPFLENDDANRALMGSNMQRQAVPLLIPQAPFVGTGMEHKAAQDSGVAIVAKHPGQVERVTAREIWIRRYQEIDGRKVAGDLDKYKMHKFIRSNQGTCINQRPIVSTGDWIEKGDIVGDGPSTEKGELALGRNVIIAFMTWEGYNYEDAILLSEKLVKDDVYTSIHIEEYESEARDTKLGPEEITRDIPNVGEDALKNLDERGIIRVGAEIQDGDILVGKVTPKGVTELTAEERLLHAIFGEKAREVRDTSLRVPHGGSGIIVDVKVFTRENGDELPPGVNQLVRVYIAQKRKISVGDKMAGRHGNKGVIARIMAEEDMPFLPDGSPVEIVLNPLGVPSRMNIGQVLETHLGMAAKLLGIHVATPVFDGARQAEVFETLEEAGLDRDGKTILFDGRTGEPFDRRVTVGCVYMLKLAHLVDDKIHARSTGPYSLVTQQPLGGKAQFGGQRFGEMEVWALEAYGAAYTLQEILTVKSDDVVGRVKTYEAIVKGENVPEPGVPESFKVLIKELQSLGMDVKILSGDEQEIEMREMEDEDEGNGEKLNLVLEGGSLNEE
- a CDS encoding class I SAM-dependent methyltransferase, which gives rise to MADHYYTNRPGAAHDEQQFTFMLRGNELRFITDAGVFSRDRIDFGSVLLIENMEIDSHARVLDVGCGYGPMGLTAARLAEHGRVTLIDVNERAVNLARRNAEANGIKNVEVRVSDVYSGVQGEQFDVILTNPPIRAGKEIVHRIFVEGYDLLVDGGEMWVVIQKKQGAPSAWKKLQETYREVIEVDREKGYHIFRAIK
- the rpsG gene encoding 30S ribosomal protein S7, whose product is MPRKGPVTRRDVLPDPIHNSKLVTRLINRLMLDGKRGVAQNILYNAFDIIQERTGRNPMEVFEEALKNVMPVLEVKARRVGGANYQVPIEVKPERRTTLGLRWMVNYSRNRGEKTMEQRLANEIMDAANNTGAAVKKREDTHKMAEANKAFAHYRW
- the rplJ gene encoding 50S ribosomal protein L10 translates to MAEIRPTVIREEKVQAINEIATKLRESQTTVVADYRGLTVAQVTELRKQLREAGVEFQVLKNSLTRLATEKESLTELDQYLTGPNALAFSKDDIIAPAKVIAEFAKKNDKLEIKGGVIEGKVVDAEQIKALASLPNREGLLSMLLSVLQAPMRNVALAVKAVAEQKEGQGA
- the rpoC gene encoding DNA-directed RNA polymerase subunit beta'; the protein is MIDVNNFEYMKIGLASPDKIRSWSFGEVKKPETINYRTLKPEKDGLFCERIFGPTKDWECHCGKYKRVRYKGVVCDRCGVEVTRAKVRRERMGHIELAAPVSHIWYFKGIPSRMGLVLDMSPRSLEEVIYFASYVVTDPGDTPLDKKQLLSEKEYRNYREKYGHSFQAMMGAEAIKRLLAEIDLDKDVETIKEDLKTAQGQRRNRAIKRLEVLEAFRNSGNHPDWMVLDVLPVIPPELRPMVQLDGGRFATSDLNDLYRRVINRNNRLKRLLELGAPDIIVQNEKRMLQEAVDALIDNGRRGRPVTGPGNRPLKSLSHMLKGKQGRFRQNLLGKRVDYSGRSVIVVGPNLKMYQCGLPKEMALELFKPFVMKELVSKGLAHNIKSAKRKVERVQPEVWDVLEDVIREHPVLLNRAPTLHRLGIQAFEPVLVEGRAIRLHPLVCTAYNADFDGDQMAVHVPLSAEAQAEARILMLAAQNILNPKDGKPVVTPSQDMVLGSYYLTLEREGDKGEGTIYRDPHDAIAAYQQGFISLQTRIALPAKRLSKTSFTERQENALLVTTVGKVIFNEIFPADLPFINAPTKGNLQNMVPDEYFIFDKGTNVTEFIKNLPDPGAVKKGFLGTIISECFRRFGTMKTSMILDKIKELGFTYSTKAGITIAVADIAVPGKKKDILDAADEKVATVMTQFRRGLITEDERYDRVISIWSKAKDEVTDVLMKSMDKFNAIFMMANSGARGNVSQITQLAGMRGLMANPSGRIIELPIKSNFREGLTVLEYFISTHGARKGLADTALRTADSGYLTRRLVDVAQDVIVRETDCGTDKGIRVTAIKDGKEEIEKLSDRLTGRTCFETLRHPETKEIIVHRNEEISEEVAEYIEKEGITSVYIRNVLACRTSHGVCKLCYGRNLATGAEVEVGEAVGIIAAQSIGEPGTQLTMRTFHTGGVAGDDITQGLPRIQELFEARNPKGQAVISEIDGEVVDIREGKDRREIEVRGEAENKVYAAPYGSRIKVSVGVKLNAGDELTEGSVDPKEMLKVRGMRGVSNYILQEVQKVYRMQGVEINDKHVEVMIRQMLRKLRVIDSGDTDLLPGSYVEVPEFEVANTKALMEGRSPAVGRPVLLGITKASLETDSFLSAASFQETTRVLTDAAIKGKVDRLLGLKENVIIGKLVPAGTGMSRYRNVKVASQVDYEAELEAAKAEQEAVSVE